Genomic window (Capsicum annuum cultivar UCD-10X-F1 chromosome 10, UCD10Xv1.1, whole genome shotgun sequence):
TAACGTAACGTTGTTAAAATGTTTTTTGTCAGAACTGTTACATATATTTGATCAACACTATAACTTtgattatctatatctataatatatatctatatctataatatattaaaagtgtgaagggccttggaactgttgtttgaactttttgtccttcattaaaagtttttgctttagacaaaatcgtcttttcactatttttttctaatatttaagagttgaaaattaattaaatatatttatggtaaaacttttccttattagaagtcatcagaattatgacaactaatatttttttcattgggttaagaattctaaatcaattaaattttatttaaaataatttaaaaaatctagaaataaatataaaagtgttaaaataagaattttttttaaaaattttaagtacataataaaaatgtaatcaataattttgtaaatatttaactttaaaaataataaaatatttgaaatattgaaatctcgtggcatgttttcatggaacataTTTACTCGTCGTTAATAACAATTTTCCTTTTTGCACTCGATTCTAcattaattttccatatttataggAGTAAGTAGAAGACTTGTTTAAGCttctttcattcttttcttttcttttcttaatttggttatttttataaaaggaaTATAAATAGAAGAGTCCTATTTATTTTGGAGACGAAACAATACTCCCTTTTTATTCTAACCGAATTTATTTTGAACAGGAATATCAACCTTCATTTTTGAAGCATAAATAGATCGGttgctattttttttatgttcaaatttgttgtttgatgtttctttttttcctttcttttttaatttgtttaattgTGATGGCTTGAGAGCACAGTAAAGTGAataatttttgtgtgtgtttaaaattgttgtttgcttttttcttcttcttaattttgatattaatttttgtCTGATTATGATGGTTTGAGAGAAGATTAAAATGAATAATCTGATATTAGATTTGCTATTGAAAATTTATTCTACTTACCTTTTTATGCAGTTTTTTGAAACTTGATGGGAGCTACAATTAAAATTGTGGTTGAATAAACTTTATAATGGAGATCGAAGATAATATTATTTGTTGGGTTTTTAGTTGGTGAATGGCGAATAGTAATGAGAGGTTGCTTTTAATCACTCGAAATTTAGAActcaacaaaaaaataagaaagacatCACTTATTTTTGCATTCTTGTGCATTGCTCCTAATATGTGAGCTTTTCGAACTTTATTTATGTTACTTTATagcttttaataatttttaatcttttaatacCTTTTTAAACTTGCCTTAGTTAGAAGGGAAAAAATTCAATCAATATTTTAAGGACCGTCATTCTTCTATATGTAAGTGATTTTATAAAAGTGAATTCACTAAAGTGAGGTGTGTACTCTAAACAAGTAAATATAaaaacgttagaataagaaaaatttaacaagtatcaaatttttaaaagtttttttaaaaaacaaggaaagattttaaatatagaaataaaaaagaaaaataaccataCCACAagtatgattcaaattgatgcgtctctcttagctgtgatgatgtaaaatatatatgtgcttatactaaaaaatatgttcgtgtgaagaatctttgaaaaatgatttaaacttttacacttcattaaaaaatttcacaatagataaaatcatttaattttaaataatcaattgttACACGTGCGACTAAACTAGTATCTTTCTAAAAGGAACATCGACTTAAGTAATATTTTATAATTCTATAACTTAACTTGAACACATATCTTACTAGTCAagtgaattataatttttatcgTTGCGCCAAAACTCCTCGTTAGTATTCAACAAGACTTCTCCATAATTCTTTTTCTGAGAATACATACTTGTGTATTAATATTCCCTATGAGAGCACATAATGTCTGAATATTTgtcaaatattatatttctattaaatTTTTCGATCGAAATAAGGAAAAGATCAATAATACAATTTTCGATAGAAAACAAATTTCGCAAGTTCTTTCCAGTCACTTTACACCGTCAAATTGCTAATTTTTCATGACTTCTCCAACTTTTTAATCGATTAAACATTTCAACTTCTCATCATAAAATTAACTAGTGAATAGTGATCATATTTATTTTTCGATATTCAATGTAACAAAAATAAATCGCCAACTTACTATCTACTATGAATTTCAAACtacaattttaaaattacattTGGAGTATGTATATAGGATGATTAAGGATGTTCATGATTCTTTTTGATTCGATCTTTATTCAattaatcaaaacaaaatcactAAGTCAATTTTATCTAGCATACAAATTAAACAaagtacttttatttttttaaaaaaataaattaaaatatctaactTGTTTGTTTTGACTTTTGTTATACCTAAGCCAATACATTTTAGGTATTCTTCTCATGACATCATTATTTTACTCTCTAATTAATCAATAATTCAATGGTAGAAGACTTTaaagttcatatattttaatGACAAATATAATCATATCAGTACTATTATTCTTTCACTGTTTTAATGTATTTGTCTGATTTTAACATaatacaaatttttaaaaattaaaaagatttttcaatCTTCTAATTTTAGACGTTCtttttatatcaaaatataaaaataaattaacaatttaaaatagagaaaataataattaaatttgttGTCCAGTGCTTATGTTGTTGATCAGATCCGAAGATCTCAAAGGATGGTCGATTGaacatttatttaaaaaaaataaaattatattattgaatGAATGTTTCGTACGATTCGGAACTATAGTAAATACTTACTCATACTGAATGTTAATATTAttcctcaatatttttttttggtttctcatctGGTGTTTAGTACCcgcattggagtccgactaatttAAATTCGCGCCGGGTAGAGCCTCATTCGGAGGTAGCGCTCCCTGCCAAGAATTTTTCCATACTCAGGGCTCGAACCCAAGGAGAAGCAGCACCATCTATTGCACCACGTCCTTTGATAGTATTCCTCAACATTTATTACTAGTGACAAATTGCACTTATTAGCGACGGAGTCAAATTTCtacttattgaaaaaaattaatgagattcaatatctattatatattatatatacataaaaatatatacactGTAAACCGTAATATTTATCGAAAGGGCTCCACCTCTACctacctaatttttttcttttttttaatgaaaaagtaaatataaattaacagtttttttatcttttggtTGCTTTTTTCCAATTGTATTTGGAAATTTCCAGGAAATTTAATAAAGGAACACAAAATGGAAAATATTCCACATTTCTTTATTGTCttctatagtaaaaaaaaaaaaaaaaaaaaaagatatctgTGTGTTAGTACGTTGTCAACTTGTAATTACAATTAATAATTGAAGGTTAATTTCTTTGGCTCATGTAGACTTTAATGAGAAGTActcttgtatttttatataagaGTCTTAGATTTGAATCCAAAGATATAAATAAAGTTTGTTTTTATCATAcacaatattttaattattcaaaataaattttttgaaacgAATTTAAATTGTACTAGTGAAGACTAACTCCACATAGCACAATGTAATCTCAACTAATTTCAAATGTATAATATATGAAccatacaaaaaaaattctattctaCATATAGAATTGAATATTTCTCTTgactttatcatatttttatttctttatattttgaaacaCATACCGAAACGtaaaggaatatatatatatatatatatatatgatgctCATAATACCAATCCCATTTCATTTCATGGGTTGAAAAAAAGGAAGTTCTTCCTCATAATTTTTTATACATAACACTTAGCATGATTACACTTCATAATTAATCCAAATTCTTGAATAATCACACCATTTTCCcccaacaattaaaaaaaaaaaattcaatgactTTATTCCTTTTAGCCTTCCTAGTAGATCTCCTCGATGACTCGAACTCACAACTTATTGAGTTCGAAGTGAGGTTACTTACCATCCGAGCAGCGCAATCATCTTTGATTTTCCATCATAATACAGAAGTCCTCGAAACAAACAAATCCATCTCCATTTTTATCAACACTTTTTATCATACGTTTACAATCCTCTAACGTACACTTATCGTCTCCAATAGTTGTAAACACGTTAAACAATTCCTCCGCCGTTATCTTTCCGTCATGATCAACGTCAAAAAAATCAAACGTACCTCGTAACTCCTCTGAACTTATATTATCTCCATCTATGTCAACCTCAATATCTACTAATCCTTCGTTAAGGAACATTAACACTTCCTCATCACTTAGTGGTTCGGTTCCAACTCTTGTCAATATCGCCTCAAGTTCTTCCCTCTTTGCTTGCCACTTGTCATGTTGTAACTCGCTTACGCTTCCTTCCTTGTTCGCTTGCCACTTGTCATGTTGTTGCAGCACGCTTACATTTCCTTCCTTGTTTGCTTGCCACTTGTCATGTTGTAGGGCGCCTTCTTCTATGTTTGATGATTGCCACTTGTCATGTTGTGACACGCTTCCTTCTCTGTTTGCTTTTGCTTGCCACTTGTCTTGCTGTTGCAGCGCGCCTTCTTCTTCTCTGTTTGATTGCCACTTGTCATGTTGTACTAACACGCTCTTTGGAGTGGCTAATAAATCGGAGGAGGACAAGGTGgaggtggttgttgttgttgatccaaaTGAAGTGTTTTCTGATCGAGAAATGGATCGTGTTTTTTTGGAGGACCTGAAGAATTTTTTTGGGAGGTTGGTGATGAGCTTCATGATGAAAATTGTGATTGATAATAGTTAAAGAAGGAGAAATTAAGAAGAGGGAAAGAGTAGAATGATGATGAAGGAGGGAGGAAGGAGAGGAGGTTAAATGGAAGAAGGAAGTACCAATCCATAGTCAGCTTCTAGGAAGTTTCCTAGATGATGATAGTAAGAGAAAAATACAgctatatttaatttatttgggattcttttttatcttttttattttgtccGTTTTAATTTATGTGTCACTTTTTAGTTtggaaatttgaataaattaaatatatgtaatttatagtattttttacgtagttttttaaatatataaaatttatttaaataattataaattttgtgCTCAAAATTACggttaaatttaaattatttgatccTCGAAATACGAAAATTtgacacataaattgaaatagagaGACTATTTTTCTTCCTGTCTTTATGTTTTGACCGATCAATAGGTTGAGAGTTTGAGTCAAGGTAACACGAAAATGACGATACTAGTTTACgtagtttttaaatatataattttttaaaaaaagttgaagaTTTTATGTCCAAATATACGGTTAAACTTAAACTAATTGATTCTCGAAAAAcgaaaaatgacaaataaatagGAATAGGAAAActatttttcttcctttctttacGTTTAGATCAACCAATAGGTTGAGAGATTGAGTCAAGATAAAATATAACCGACAACATATTATTGCTCCTCTGAAAAGGA
Coding sequences:
- the LOC124887671 gene encoding probable calcium-binding protein CML36 isoform X2; the protein is MKLITNLPKKFFRSSKKTRSISRSENTSFGSTTTTTSTLSSSDLLATPKSVLVQHDKWQSNREEEGALQQQDKWQAKANREGSVSQHDKWQSSNIEEGALQHDKWQANKEGSVSELQHDKWQAKREELEAILTRVGTEPLSDEEVLMFLNEGLVDIEVDIDGDNISSEELRGTFDFFDVDHDGKITAEELFNVFTTIGDDKCTLEDCKRMIKSVDKNGDGFVCFEDFCIMMENQR
- the LOC124887671 gene encoding calcium-binding protein CML37-like isoform X1, whose amino-acid sequence is MKLITNLPKKFFRSSKKTRSISRSENTSFGSTTTTTSTLSSSDLLATPKSVLVQHDKWQSNREEEGALQQQDKWQAKANREGSVSQHDKWQSSNIEEGALQHDKWQANKEGNVSVLQQHDKWQANKEGSVSELQHDKWQAKREELEAILTRVGTEPLSDEEVLMFLNEGLVDIEVDIDGDNISSEELRGTFDFFDVDHDGKITAEELFNVFTTIGDDKCTLEDCKRMIKSVDKNGDGFVCFEDFCIMMENQR